The Apium graveolens cultivar Ventura chromosome 10, ASM990537v1, whole genome shotgun sequence nucleotide sequence AAACTCATAGCACTAACATCTTCCATAAACCAATTAGACGCTATTTTATGTTGTTTAAGCAAATTAATGACTTGAAATTCTTGGTTATGAACTTTGTTACTAGGAATAACAACATAATGAGTTTTATTATTTACTACCAAGGATTGTTCAAGAGTGGAAAACGAATGAACAGGATCGAGTGTGGGTGGCTCACTAACAGAAGTCTTAACAACAGTCTTAGGATCAAAATAACTATTCTCAAGTTGGGTTTCATGATTAGAACAAATGACATTCAACTCCTCTAACATCTCAGCACAAGTGAAATTCTTATATAACTCATGAAGTTCTCTATTGCTCTCGTACTCACACGAAACATCTTTCTCAAGAAGAGACTCAATTGCACTATCCTCAAGATTCGACCAAGACACAAACTTATTTATCAAGTTAACTCTTACAGGTTGTTCAAAAAGCTCATTAGATTGATTTCCTACATTAAAGATATTCAGATCTATCGTTATGTTTCCAAATGTGAGTTTCATCGAACAATTTCTATAGTTAATCAAAACATTAGAGGTGGCAAGAAAATGCCTTCCTAAAATGATGGGATTTGATTTTTGAGATTTTTGGCCGGTTCAGTTTCTAGAACAACGAAATTAACGGGAAAGACAAAATCACCAATTTTTATCAAAACATTTTTAACTATACCCTTTGGAGTTTTGACAGAACGGTCAGCTAACTGAAGAGTGATACTAGTCTTTTTAGGTTTACCTAAACCCAATGCTTGATTGATAGATAATGGAAGAAGATTCACACTAGCTCCTAAATCGAGTAAAGCTTTATCAATGAAGGAATTACCTATGACGCAAGAGATGGTAGGACAACCAGGATCCTTATACTTCACAGGGATTTGATTTGATAATATAGAACTAACATGAGAGGTTACGAAAGATTTCTTAGGAACATGAGTGGTTCTTTTATGAGTACACAAATCTTTTAGACACTTAGCATAAGAGGGAACTTGTTGAATTGCATCTAAAAGAGGAATGTTGATCTTGACTTGCTTAAAAACTTCTAAAAATCTTATCTAACTGAGCAGATTGTTTGTTTGAGATAAGTCTTTGAGGAAACGGAGCTTTTGGCTTAAAGACTTTTTCACTAGACGCGTCAGAGTGGGGTTTTGAAGGTGGTTCTTTGGATGGTGATGACTCATTAGATTCAGAAGTTTCAGGATTTGAAGATTGTGGAAGACTAGGATTCAAGAGTAGAGGATTTCGTTCAGATGTTAGTTTATCTTCCTGATGGGTATTAATAACAGCATGATTATTGAACTGATTGCCAGACTTAGAGAGATGACAGAGTTCACATTCTCATGAGACCTTTGGTTTGGATGAAATTTAGGATTAGCCTCGGGTTGACTAGGAAAAcgatttctctctctctctctcactgaTTGTATTTTCCAATTGACTAACTTGGACCTCTAGCTTTGAAATGGCTTATGTGTTTGAATTTAACAACTTCCTATCTTGGGTCAGAGTTTGCATGAAAGATTGTTGAGATTGAGTTAGTTTAGCTTGAGATTTCAATAACGCCTCAATACTCTTCTTTAAGGAATTAAAACGCTTATCAGGTTCACTAAAACCAGAAGGATTCAAGAGGACTGAGTTAGGATAATGACCAAGGGTTTGAGGAGGATATGAATTGGGATTTTGAGCTGGGTGCTTTTGAAAAGCAGGTTAAGAATTTTGATTAAACTGATTGTATTGACCTTGGTTCCATGAAAAATTTGGGTGATTCTTCCAACCAGGATTGTATGTGGGTGCATATGGATCATTCATAACTCTAGGTTGAAACATGGCATTGACTTGTTCAATTTCAGGGCAATTGTCTGTCACATGATTAGGAGAACTACAGTTTGCACAAATAGAAAATTGAGAAGACAAATTGTTGGTTTCTAAGGATCCTAAACGTTTAGTGAGTGTAGCTAACTTAGCTTTGGTTGCAATAGAATTACCAATTACGTGTAAGCCCTTAGATCTTTCAGGTTCTGGATTAGGTTCCCTAGTTGACTCCCACAACATTATTTTTTTGGCTAACTCCTCAAAGAAATGCCAAGCTTCTTCCTCATTTTTATCCATAAATTTACCCTGGCACATAGACTCTAACAAAGCAGTAGTTTGACTGTCTAAGGCTTTATAAAGAATTTTACAAAGTCTCCATTTTTCTGTACCATGTTGAGGACACTTAGATAAAAACTTTTTAAATCTATCAAAATACTTATAAAAAGACTCATTTTGATTTTTTGAAATTGGTTGATTTCATTCCTAAGTCTGTTTGCCTTATggattgaaaaatattttttaagaaagatAGACACAAATCCCCCCACGTGGAAATAGAATTAACGGGTAGACTATACAACCATTGTTTAGCCTCTTCTTTTAAAGCAAAGTTAATAAGTCTGAGCCTAATGGAGTCTTCACTAAGTTGTTGGAGTTTTTGTAAAGCACATACTTCCTCAAATTCTCTAATAAAAAGATATGGATCCTCTCCCTCTACCCCAGAAAATCTAGGTAACATGCTAATGTGGTGAtgtttaatttcaaaattattcgCGGTTACTTCAGGTAGGACTATGCATGAGGTTCAGCGAAACGAGCTGGATAACAACGGTCTTTGAGTGAGACAACCATGACTACAGGTGGAATTTCTACTTCTTCTTTTGACTCAATTTTTGTGGGTGGATAGAAGTCGAGTTGCCTTACTACTTTAGGAGATGAAAGATTAGAGTGTCTTATTAATCTAGATGGATGGTCTCAAACCCAATTACTTTGCATATAAGACAAGTAATCACGTAGCAGACAAAAGCTATAAGTAAACATCCAAAAAATTGGAAAATCAAAAAGAAAATCTTATATCTATGGGTAATCTCAAAAAAAACTAGACAGCTCCTAACTTTTGGACCACCAAAAAGTCTATAAATCTAGATTTATTCAAACTAATTGGCCAGGTAAGCGGGGGCACTTCCTTGTAAACAAGGCGCCGAATTAGAGAACCACTTGCCTAGTCACCAATCCAAATTGGCCAGGTAAGTGATACACTTGCCTTGTCACCAAAAGTTCAAATAATTCCAAATTTACCTCCTCTTTTAGGTACCTTCCTAAGTGAGCTCGAAATCCTAGGGGCTGACATCTACTTAATTTTATTATGGTAGGTGAATGCAAGATGAATGAATTAGTGATGTGGGCCAAGGAAAGGGTGATGAAATCCCTCACCTTACCTTGTAATAGGGTGGCGCCCTTAAGATTGTTTAGATGATTCAGCACACAAAGAACGAGATAATAAACACTTATTGATGCATTACACTACGTGTATTATTCTAAATTGTATGTACCTCTTTCCTCCAACAATCACCACAATTGTATAAGATGGAAAGCAataaatacaaaaagaaaatCTAGATGATGCGATCCTATATGAAAGAATGAATGATGCAACAAATTGGTTTTTAACAATTAACTAACTAATATTTTTGGCattttcaaatatttattttttttggatttttcaaTAATTAAAGTGAGAAAAAAATAGAGAGGTGATACGGAATACCGAAAAGCgctttcaaaaattccaaaagaGACGGTGAGGCCTTCTAGCGGTCTTCTTGTCCAAGCTTTCTTCCGTTTTGCGATTCCTTATAAAACAAAGAGAGAACAAAAAAACTAGCCCGAAGAATTAAATATGAAGGATTGAAAATTAACAATAGTCCCcaacagcggcgccaaaaacttgatgtgtAAAATAACTGCAAGTGCATAACGGTTAATTGTAGCAAATACAGGTCGATCCACAGAGACTATGAATTTTCAAAACCCTAACAATTTAAATCAGGCGAACTAGACAATAAGATTTGAGAGGAGTTTGAATTAACCTAATTATCAAATAGATCAAATAATATGGAAAATTTAGGAATCCGGATCGTTAATTAATCACAATTAATATTAACTCGCCCTAAAATCAATTCtcttttattcacaaataaattttaattaacgaGACAAGTATATACTATGAAACTTGTTATCGAACAGAAACCTATCAAAACTTCATGGAGCAAGTATAGATAGGAAAAATAAATCCGGtaataataatatatcaaaatcacctTGTCAATTAAACAAATAATAGGAACGGAAGATATCAAAGCAATTAAAATAACTCCATTTTCATCCTAGGGAACAAATTTGGCTACACATGATAAAAAGATGAACAAAACAAATAACTAATTGGGTGTCTTGGATGTGTTTTGGGTGTTGGATGTCTAAAATACAAGAGGGGAAACCTACATATATAGGGAAAATATGAGGGCTTGGGATACAAGTAGGATTCTTAAAGTAAATCCTTCTTCTTCTCCGATAAGTATTCTATTTATCTTCCAATTCCCTTGACTTCTAGAATAGTCCACCTCCTTCCTTATATAGGGAAGTTTTGGGGTTCACCTTGGGAACCCGAGCAGCAATAAGATGAACATATTTTAATTCATGAGTGCATTCGAGATATGTTGTATAACTTCTGGGCATTCATATTGTTTGGAGGAAAAACACACACAAATATATGAGATTCAATTTACCAATACGAAGTACACATACAACATATATGACACGGAAAACCCGCGTCCCAACTTGTACTATTAATCTAAACAAATATCAATAATACATCATTACATAACACTTCAATGGTGTCCCAAAATGATACCTGATCCAACTAATGCTCAAGCATTTTCCAAACGATAACTAAAAGGACTACATCTCTTAAGCGTACATATATTGAAACATAATATGACTATGTGCATATAGTAATCACAAAACTTAGCTACGAAGATATAACTAAtctgattataataataattatctaACCATACAATTATTACACAATTCAATTATtataattgtctacccatacaattattatcTTGTCCATTTATGTCTTGTATTACTAAGCCCGTACCGCATATTGGGTTAAAACCCAACAATCCTCCCATTCAACCCAATACTTCATCAGATTGAACCATAACCATCAAAACATCAACGCCCGTTTGTTGATACCTCCCCTCGAACAAGAATCCCTTAATCTCGTTCTTTCAACTGTTAAGAATCACTAAACCCGTATAGTGACCTCCAAACTATCGTTATTTATCATAATGACATATCGATCCACATAATCACGTGCATCAACCATGAATCCTCCTTTCATCATTGAGTCAACCGATCCTTACTTTCACAATCCTTTGGCCTCTAGAGGAACATCATTAGTATCATCGAAAAGATTCACCTGGTTGATCAAGCCATTGAAACAATTGCGATGATCTCTTCCATCTTCTTCCATCTCAAATCCGAACAAATTGATCCATGTTGCAAGTCCACCGCCATACTGCATGTAACTTTGCCTATTCCCACGTTAGTAGGCTTCAAATCATCATCGTACTTCACCGTACTAATTGAATCTCGAACTTGTCTCCAATCCAATTGACCAGGAACCCGAAGCTAGACTCTCTATATCACTTGTTAGAAGGAACACCCACACATAGATACGAGATTTCATCTATTAATACGGAGTACACACATAACATATATGACACGAAAAACCCACGTtgtaatttatattattaatccaaacaattatttaataatacatcaatacataaTTGAGTTTTCTATTAAATATCTACCAAACAATACCTAAAGCATACAATTTTTAGACaattaaattatgataataataaTTTACCCGATACAAATATTACTTGTATCACCAAGGTCGTAAATCAACAATGATGGGTACCAGCAGCTGCAGAATTGAACTTACAATGAACAGTTCAGTTCTAGATCTGTAAATGTAGCTCTTATATGTGTGTCTCTGGTAATTTACGGACACTCTGCTGCAGATGTATCCCATGTACCTTTTATCAATAAATTCAATTTTACTTGCCCTTAGATTTGGTCCTAAGAAAGTGAAGCATGTAAAGTGATCAATGAATTAAATTTTATAGTAGTTGGTTAAAGTTTATTCCTCATTTCAgcaataaaatatattattattaagcACAAGTGGCATTGATCAAAGCTGACTATATACAACCTTCAATTCACCACACCGGCATAAATGTGAGCAACATTTTTGCATACAAGCCAGTCTCGGAGCAGAGATTGTAATTGCACGAGTTGTGCAATTCTGTACTGACTCAGGATCAAGCTTGGTGTTAACTTCAAGGACATGAGAACGTACACACTTCTTCAAGACGCAGAGGTCACTCCCATGGATGCTTAAAAGTGTGCTCCTGCAGATTAGTTCTCAGATTTGTGGCTGCATACTAACACAGGAACTGTATCACTCAGAGGGGATGTCTAGCTTCATTTCAAATGCAAACTGTGAACTAATCTCTAAAATAACAATCTTCAAATACATATATAGCTACCTACACATTACCTTTGATGATTATGTAAGAGTAAATGACTCCTTTTCATCCAACAGCAACGATAAGTATTGATATCATTACTTTCATCCATCAAGTTTCGAACGTTCCTGAATTTTCTTATCAATATCATATGCAAAGAGATCAAGGAAAAGGAGCGAGTATCTCTTTTCTTCTCTTTTGTTACATTACCTTAGTGTTCAATATACATTTCCTTAACCTTTGGGATCCTTGGGTATTTAAATGAGATTGAGAAAGTCTAGTactttataatatataaacaTGGTTTAATATTTAGCAATTTTTATTGTATCACTAATTTTATCAATCAAAATGTCAGCGGGCTTCTGGAGAATACGAGCATTGAAGATATTCTTACAACAAGAAGTTCTATGATCATTATCCAGAAAGTCTGCAGCAGCAGAATCAAGTTTCCCCAACAAGAACGCCCCATGTAATTACCCTAGTAGAAGCCGCAAACAGAGTTGAAGACACAGAATTTGGTAAGTGTTAAAAGGTCTTCAGCGAATTAAAATGTACCTATCAACTCTATGTTATATTCAGGTGGGATGATTTACCCTTAGGCCTTATAATTTCAATATATAGCCTTTTGTTACATTCACATTTTTCTCTTCTTCTGGAGTTCTATACTTGGAAGTTGTGTGCATAAGTCATATTTAAACAACTGTGACATAATTCTACCATAATTAAGGCTCCGTTCAATGATTGTCATAAACTGACTTGAttaagaaaaataaatttttGGAAAATGATTTCGGGGAAATTTTAAGCAACATAATGGAATGTTAATCTCGTACATTTGTTGTGTCATGTCATAACAAGATTAAACTGTTTAGGCATCATGACTCCGTGTTGCAGAATTGTTCTTCAACCCAGTGGCAGTACTTAAGGTTTAGAGTTAAAGCGCGTTAGAAGGTATGGTGTAAAGGTGTGGAACAGAAGAAGATGGTGGCGGTGGTGATGCATATGAATAAGCTTTAGGAGGAGAAGGACATGGTGCATGAGGGTGATGCTGATGGTGGCGACGGTGATGTCTGTGGCGGTGATGGTGGCCATGGTGGTGGTTGTGATGGTGGGGCGGTGACGAAGGTGATGGAACTGAAGGAGGTGGTGGGGATGTGAAGGTGTAAGGGGCATTAGTTGGAGAAGGTGATGATGGCGTTGGGCATGAAATGACAggaggtggtggtggtggtggtgtaAGGCATGCATTACTTGGAGGTGAAGCTGCTTGAGAAGGTGTTGGCGATGGAGAAGTTGATGGAGGGGACTTATAGATGGGAGGAGATGGAGGGGATGTCATGGGAGAGTTAGATGGTGAAGGTTGTGGCGAAGGAGAGGTGTTCATATGATGAGGCGGAGTAGGTGATGGAGAAGCTGATGGTGGAGAATTGTACACGTACGGGGAGGGAGAAGGAGATGGAGAAGCTGATGGTGGAGAATTGTACACGTACGGGGAAGGAGAAGGAGATGGAGAAGACGATGGAGGGGTTGGAGTATGTGGTGGAGGTGGTGATACATATGAATAAGGAGTTGGTGATGGTAAGTTATAAGGTGGAGGAGCACGTATTGGCAATTTTTTAGCAGGTGGTGGTGGAAAAGGGAATGgcagagggggtgaatatagaGGAGGTGAAGGTGGTGGTGATAGTGGTGGAACCAAAGGTTGAGGAGCGAAAGGTGGAAATGAAAGTGTAGGTGGAGGGGGTACATATAATGGGGGAACACGAGCTCCTATTGGCGTTCCTGGCAATTCTTTAGTAGGAGGTGGTGAAAGAGATGGTGGCAGAGGAGGTAAGTATAATGGTGGACCGCCTATTGGTGATTCTTTAGTAGGTGGCGGTGAAAGAGGTGATACAGGAGGGGGGAAATATAATGGTGGTAGTAGTGGTGGAGGTGGTGTAGGTACGTAGTAGTAGGGTGGAGGAGATGCTGGTGGTGGTGGAGATACATAACCATAAGCTGGGGGAGCTGCAGCTGCATAACTAGATAACAGACATCCTGCAACTGCATAACATAGCAGAATTGCCCAAAATGTGGCCATTTTCTACTAGCTGTGTATGGTTTTCCTGTGTCAGAATTCACCAATTATATAGTGCTTATGGGTTAGGTGTGCACTAGTGCTACATCCCCGTAATATCAACCTAATGATTGTGAAAATACCCTAAAGAAATTAAACTCGAAATGCTTAAAACTTGTCAATCAATGATATCTGTTCCTTAAAATAAAATGCAGGTTCTGTAAATCTCCTATTAAGGCTTTTTTAATTTGTTTAACATGGATTTGAAATAGGTTGACATGAAACCAACAAACAAGTTTGTGGCCACAACTTTCCTTAGCACTCCAAATGGGAAATCATATCAATGGTGAGAAACCAGTCAAGAACTTGCATTTTCCAGGTTTTTATTGCCTTGTTAGGGTCCATTATCCAGTACGTTAAACACCAAATTACATATCATTTTAGAGGGATTACATGTGCTCTCAGAAAAGAAAATATCTATTTCAGCTGTGCATGTTTTCCCCCCTTTATAGCCAGCGCTGTGAGCAGAATCCAAAGTGACAAACATTAAGGAGGCGCTTGGATGCACCATGGGAATATGAATCGGGAATGAGAATGGAGGGTATGGGAATGGGAATCAAATGGAAACCAAGGGGTATGGT carries:
- the LOC141690285 gene encoding uncharacterized protein LOC141690285 produces the protein MATFWAILLCYAVAGCLLSSYAAAAPPAYGYVSPPPPASPPPYYYVPTPPPPLLPPLYFPPPVSPLSPPPTKESPIGGPPLYLPPLPPSLSPPPTKELPGTPIGARVPPLYVPPPPTLSFPPFAPQPLVPPLSPPPSPPLYSPPLPFPFPPPPAKKLPIRAPPPYNLPSPTPYSYVSPPPPHTPTPPSSSPSPSPSPYVYNSPPSASPSPSPSPYVYNSPPSASPSPTPPHHMNTSPSPQPSPSNSPMTSPPSPPIYKSPPSTSPSPTPSQAASPPSNACLTPPPPPPPVISCPTPSSPSPTNAPYTFTSPPPPSVPSPSSPPHHHNHHHGHHHRHRHHRRHHQHHPHAPCPSPPKAYSYASPPPPSSSVPHLYTIPSNAL